The genomic stretch CCTGCAACCTTTGATGACCCTTTATGTAAAAGCAGCCATGCAGGAGTATGTGTTCTGGTGATACGGCAGACACAGCAGCATGACTCTCATTACCGTGCAGTACAGATTTCCCATAAATCCTCTAGAGTGTCTGAACAATCTGGGGTCTGTTGCTGCCTTCCATAGCGAGCGCACGTCTGTAGCGTGACCGTGTGATGTGATCATGTGGTAATAGATGCAGGGATGGTACGGAGCCTTGCCCTCCCCTGAAAAGTACACATGCTCCTGAGGAGAGACTCCGGTGGCCTTGGCACAAAACCCCATGAAGACGTCGTCTATGTACATGGAGGAGTTCAGCACCAGAGTGGCGTGGTAGATCTTAGCGGCCACATCCCCTGACACCACATACCCCGCTCCAGCTGTGTAGTCCGGGTAAGAAGGCCAGGGGTACAGATCATAGGGAACGTGGTATTTGCTGTCTTTACGGCGAATTGGAGGGGCTCCTCTGTGCACGTGCCCCACCCACAGGTCTTTAGCCCCCGATTGTGTACCCAGGAGCTGCCGCAGGTACTTCACCAAATTGGGCATGTGAACGAAAATGTCATCGTCCGCAGACATGAGAAAGTTCGCCTGAGGGCAGTACTCGTGGCTCCAGTGGAACTGCAGGATCAGTTTGGTGGTCAGGTTGTGGAAAGTGTCCAAAAAGTTCTGCTGGATCAGGTCTCTGTAGACctggtcctcctgcagcagcgcTCTCTGCACCCTGGATCTTTGCCTGACGTCTGGGTGCACGCCGAGGGCGAACACCAGCCTCACGCTCGCTCCGAGCTCCGACCGAACAAAGCTCTCGTTCCCCCACGTGTCCCTGATGGCCTGGCGGCGCTCAAAGTTCTCCGGTGATGATTTGACAAACAGAAGCAGAAGGACGTCCTCGCCGTCTTCTCCGCCGCCTCCACATTTACCCGGGTGGTTGATGAGGTACGAGTGGCTTCCTAACCCGCCGTCCGCACCGTTAGAACCGTCCTTTTGGTTGGAGGTGATGGCGAAGGAAGAGTTGAGGAAGTCGTAGCTGTTGACCAGGTAGCGGTACGTGTAGGATCTCATGTGGCTGACCACGTGGTGATCCAGCTCCTCCCAGCAGGCCATCACCACACACAACACCAGGCCTGTGGTGATCAGCTGCACACACTGGCACTTGTGGATACGGCGGAAGTTCATGAACATCGCAATCTCTGCTTAGTTTTTACTCCGAACACTGACGGCATGTAGCCTCTGGATCCGTCTAGAATCTTTCCTGGAGCTGTATCTTCTTCTGTCTTACCTGCAGAGAATATTATTTCATTTCTCTGCCTCCTTTAACTCATTTGACACTTCTCACCTTCTGCCTCCAGCACTCTTTCATGCAATTTCATCTAATCATCTTTCCTATTATGTCCTTCACTTCTCCCCCTCTTGGCTGTCTGAGTTGCTCTGATACTGATCTTCCTCCACTATGAGAAGCAAAAGCTCCACTTCCTCATAGTGATCAGGCTGCAAGCAGCTTTATGTTCACAGGAACATGTGGAGcctgaaaaaagagagagacaagTAAGATTAGTCACATTTTTGCATGCTTGGGctacacatttaaaacacagtttCTGATTGTGAAAGCTgtgttctattttatttttaatacagtaAATGCAGACTTCACAATCTTTCTCATGCCTGGACTACGATAGACCAGGTCCAGATAGAAAACCACTGTACATAGACTGCTCATATCTGGATGAGATTATCTCAGAGAGGCTAAAGACTCGTCAAAACACAGTTTCTGGTTTGTGAAAGCTATATTCTATTGGTAGAGATGCAATAAATGcatatttgactgttttttcaTAGCTGGACCACATTAGACCAGAtccaggccccgtttacacgaggacgcttaaaataaaatatattatcggaagtgccttacgtttagacggtgacggcgtttttggggcttaaaaacgcaaaaatctgaaaccaccttccaaagtggaaaagttaaatacgctccgccgtatcgtgtccgtctacactgccaagatgcaaaactctgctcagatctgctcaatCTTTGATTCATTCATCATGTTAATTGCCGACTATCTTTAGTCATCGAttcattgtttgtcatttatcACACACAAATACCAGACACTGTTTGGTTCCAGTCTCCAGttttgtaaaattgtaaattaaATATCTATTAGGCCTATTGGTCACCCAAATCTGGGACACAATACTATGGCCCTGTTTAGATGATCTTAGACGATCTGGACAgaaaacgcaaaagtggcgttgcgttctcactttttattccgcctTTAGACGAGAATCTATAGGGGGAAATCTGTGTgcatccgcttaagtcacacacatacacataggccattatcttaaaggggtaaaatcacatgatctgatcaactggatgtaggcgattttaccataggtggcctgtgtcatgaggagatgatttaggcaaaaaaaaaactattttgacaaaaaatgacttaggcgattattttaacagtgtgacgatatggaAACGCCTCCCATCACACAGTAGACTGAAACTCTTACATCATTCAGTATGAAAGAAAATTagaacaaaaaaggaaatattacTTTGTTCAGTTACACTCAGTCAGTCACTCGTACCAACTAGTGCACACCTTCCACAAGTGCAGATGATTCTTCTGCAAGTCACATTGCTGAACACAGCACATTGCTTCATCAGCTGTGTCACTTGCATGTGACTGTTCCCCGACCGACAGTACAGAGCATCCTGTTTGCAGTCTCGGCTCAACCATGAACTGTGAATCTCTCTTGGTTTGGGTCATCATGTCACACTTTTTATGGTGTCTTCCTCATTccctttgtcattttttagtttctgcTGTCTTCCTAGCATTGTTGTCAGCATATTAGTAATAGTGGATAAAGGAATATAGAGAAAGGTCAACCCCACTGACGTAAACTCAAAATATTTATAACATGATGGAGATAAAAGGTCTTAAGCAAGACTGAAAGATTAGTCATATTTACTCAGTACcactggtggaagaagtattcaggtcccttacttaaataaaagtactaataccacactgtgaaattacagtGTGGTAAAATTATTAAGGAAATTACTGTGAAAGTAAAAGGACTGCattcaaaagtatcagcatcaaaatgtacttaaagtatcaaaagtaaaagtactcgttatgcagagtGGACcaattcagattgttttatatgttctaaatatataattagattatttatattgattcatttatgtaagcagcgttttaatttccttaaggtagggctcattttacttaatatactgttatgatgtttaatttttaaaagtgtctaaccactttaaatgtatcatgttttcatgttaaatcttgacctaaaaagtaactaaagctgtcagctaaatgtaatggggtaagaagtacaatatttgcctcaaaatgtagtgaggtagaagtacaaagttacataaaatgggaatactcaagtaaagtacacagtTAAGAAATGTTTGgagaaatgacaataaaacactgttaaattgcatcagaaatagggcgtaaaattaaaaatcaccgtaaatatcaccgtagtagacccTTGCAATTACCATGAATCGAGGAATAGTGCagaacttttaaactgtagaaaacactaAGTTTTTCTTaatataaaattaatggagaaaatacCATAATGGACACATTTACCCtgaaataaagggactactcagcctaaattacagtttttttgctgatttttacatttaaatatacatttgaaaactcacttattttttacagtgaagttctggcaaccacagatGCCGGTATTTTAcggtaaattaaacagattttttacagcgtacaagtacctcaaaattttcctttttatatctttatGCTGTTCTCTGTTACTTATGCTTGAAGTTGCCTTTTCTGTCATTAAAGTGTTGTGCCAAAGCCA from Centropristis striata isolate RG_2023a ecotype Rhode Island chromosome 9, C.striata_1.0, whole genome shotgun sequence encodes the following:
- the b3gnt5a gene encoding lactosylceramide 1,3-N-acetyl-beta-D-glucosaminyltransferase A, whose protein sequence is MFMNFRRIHKCQCVQLITTGLVLCVVMACWEELDHHVVSHMRSYTYRYLVNSYDFLNSSFAITSNQKDGSNGADGGLGSHSYLINHPGKCGGGGEDGEDVLLLLFVKSSPENFERRQAIRDTWGNESFVRSELGASVRLVFALGVHPDVRQRSRVQRALLQEDQVYRDLIQQNFLDTFHNLTTKLILQFHWSHEYCPQANFLMSADDDIFVHMPNLVKYLRQLLGTQSGAKDLWVGHVHRGAPPIRRKDSKYHVPYDLYPWPSYPDYTAGAGYVVSGDVAAKIYHATLVLNSSMYIDDVFMGFCAKATGVSPQEHVYFSGEGKAPYHPCIYYHMITSHGHATDVRSLWKAATDPRLFRHSRGFMGNLYCTVMRVMLLCLPYHQNTYSCMAAFT